One Desulfobulbus oligotrophicus DNA segment encodes these proteins:
- a CDS encoding ABC transporter ATP-binding protein, which yields MNMTTTTRFIEVENLHKSYLLPESGRINVLNGVTFSLEAGSTLAITGHSGSGKSTLLTLLAGLDSADHGRIVINNAVLTDMDARSLHRFRTTHLGIVFQQFHLLPHLTAGENICLPLELQGRSCSPDIRHSLLARVGLTARSEHLPGQLSGGECQRVAIARALAVKPLLLLADEPTGNLDLTTGRDVADLLFTLVQQEQMTLIVVTHNQELAARCSRQLHLTHGVLQ from the coding sequence ATGAACATGACCACAACGACACGATTTATTGAGGTGGAGAATCTGCACAAGTCCTACCTGCTTCCGGAGTCTGGTCGGATCAATGTCCTCAACGGGGTTACCTTTTCCCTTGAAGCCGGTTCCACCCTGGCGATTACCGGTCATTCCGGCAGCGGTAAATCAACTCTTCTGACGCTGCTTGCCGGGCTGGACAGTGCTGATCACGGCCGTATCGTCATCAACAATGCCGTGCTGACCGATATGGACGCAAGGAGCCTGCACCGATTTCGCACCACCCATCTCGGCATCGTTTTTCAGCAGTTCCATCTTCTTCCGCACCTGACAGCCGGAGAGAACATCTGCCTGCCGCTTGAACTACAAGGCCGCTCCTGCTCTCCCGACATCCGGCACTCTTTACTTGCGCGCGTTGGACTTACCGCCCGCAGCGAGCATCTGCCCGGCCAGCTCAGCGGTGGTGAATGCCAGCGAGTGGCCATCGCCCGGGCTCTTGCTGTTAAACCGTTACTGCTCCTGGCGGATGAGCCCACAGGTAACCTTGACCTGACCACCGGCAGGGACGTTGCCGATCTGCTGTTTACCCTGGTGCAGCAGGAACAGATGACCCTGATTGTGGTCACCCACAATCAGGAGCTGGCAGCCCGCTGCTCCCGCCAACTACACCTCACGCACGGAGTGCTGCAATGA